A stretch of the Lolium perenne isolate Kyuss_39 chromosome 3, Kyuss_2.0, whole genome shotgun sequence genome encodes the following:
- the LOC127341505 gene encoding protein NDL1 has product MGDSSGSVSIDVERIYFGGKEHPVRTRYGSVSVSVYGDEDKPALITYPDVALNYMSCFQGLFFCPEAASLLLHNFCIYHITPQGHELGAAPIPSDVPELSVDKLADQVADVLDFFGLGSVMCLGVTAGAYVLTLFATKYRERVLGLMLVSPLCKAPSWSEWLYNKVLLNLLYYCGTSGLVNECLLQRYFSSEVRGSGQEPESEIVQACRSLLDQRQGVNVCRFLKAINERHDLTEALKKLQCRTLIFVGENSQFHADAVHMTTKLDRRYCALVEVQACGSLVTEEQPHAMLIPMEYFLMGYGLYRPSPLDSSPRSTLNPFCISPELLSPESMGVKLKPIKTRTSLNV; this is encoded by the exons ATGGGTGACTCGAGCGGGTCGGTGTCCATCGACGTGGAGCGGATCTACTTCGGCGGCAAG GAGCATCCTGTGAGGACGAGATACGGCTCTGTATCTGTTTCTGTGTACGGAGACGAAGACAAGCCGGCTCTCATAACATACCCGGATGTAGCTCTAAATT ACATGTCTTGCTTCCAAGGATTGTTCTTCTGCCCAGAGGCTGCGTCACTGTTGCTTCACAATTTCTGTATTTACCATATCACTCCTCAAGGCCATGAG TTGGGAGCAGCTCCAATTCCATCAGACGTACCTGAGCTATCTGTTGATAAGCTCGCGGATCAGGTCGCGGATGTTCTTGATTTCTTCGG TTTAGGGTCTGTGATGTGTCTTGGTGTCACCGCTGGTGCCTACGTGCTTACCCTCTTTGCG ACAAAGTACCGGGAAAGGGTTCTTGGCCTGATGTTGGTTTCACCTCTATGCAAAGCCCCATCTTGGAGTGAGTGGTTGTACAATAAG GTATTGTTAAACCTGCTCTATTATTGTGGGACCAGTGGGCTGGTGAATGAATGCCTGCTTCAGCGGTATTTTAGCTCG GAAGTTCGAGGGAGTGGACAGGAGCCTGAATCAGAGATTGTGCAAGCGTGTCGAAGT TTGCTTGATCAGAGGCAGGGAGTTAATGTATGTCGATTCCTTAAAGCAATAAACGA GAGGCATGACTTGACTGAAGCACTGAAGAAACTTCAGTGCAGGACACTGATTTTTGTTGGAGAGAACTCGCAATTCCATGCGGACGCTGTCCACATGACCACGAAATTAGACCGGAGATATTGTGCTCTAGTTGAG GTTCAGGCATGCGGCTCGCTTGTCACTGAGGAGCAGCCACACGCAATGCTGATACCAATGGAATACTTCTTGATGGGATACGGCCTCTACAGACCTTCCCCGCTCGACAGCAGCCCTCGGAGCACTCTAAACCCATTCTGCATATCGCCGGAGCTCCTGTCACCCGAGAGCATGGGGGTGAAGCTGAAGCCCATCAAGACTCGGACCTCCCTCAATGTTTAA
- the LOC127338208 gene encoding protein LURP-one-related 10-like, producing the protein MHSHDLIMTILVFLASVGCSLSYLGLKANNGQNIVRSWMSWSTSFESICVDAEKQYISRSPYLPPSIRRSVATREARPATSSNSAETAGTCMTMVVDRRYCAPYETAFTMARPRFRSTTVRDAGGADVMQVKHTMFSYLEQSVLHDTASRRPVLNVQQSPLKDTSGTRWEAFRGESTDRREHLLFRAVMASPSLRFSATKVHVFLAGNRREQAPDFVVGGSFFGGECTVSRGNSPVAIAMISRDSGDEWDAGRGKYTYTAEINRGVDHAFILALIVILDKMHNYSPPSRASEGTRRCDRCRSSCS; encoded by the coding sequence ATGCATTCGCACGACTTAATAATGACTATACTAGTTTTCTTAGCTTCCGTTGGTTGTTCTCTTTCCTATCTTGGGCTAAAAGCCAACAATGGTCAGAACATCGTCAGATCCTGGATGTCGTGGTCAACAAGTTTCGAATCGATCTGTGTCGACGCTGAGAAACAATATATTTCACGCTCGCCTTATCTGCCACCGAGTATACGTAGATCTGTCGCGACTCGAGAGGCACGCCCGGCCACAAGCAGCAACTCAGCAGAGACGGCGGGCACATGCATGACGATGGTGGTGGACAGGCGGTACTGCGCGCCGTATGAGACGGCGTTCACGATGGCCAGGCCGAGGTTCAGGTCTACCACCGTCAGGGACGCCGGCGGCGCGGATGTGATGCAGGTGAAGCACACCATGTTCAGCTACCTCGAACAGTCCGTCCTCCACGACACCGCGTCGCGCCGGCCGGTTCTCAACGTGCAGCAGTCGCCTCTGAAGGACACGAGCGGCACGAGGTGGGAGGCGTTCAGGGGCGAGAGCACGGACCGGAGGGAGCACCTGCTCTTCCGCGCGGTGATGGCGTCGCCGTCTCTCCGGTTCAGCGCGACCAAGGTGCACGTGTTCCTCGCCGGCAACCGCCGGGAGCAGGCGCCTGACTTCGTCGTCGGCGGAAGCTTCTTCGGCGGCGAATGCACTGTCTCCCGCGGTAACTCCCCCGTCGCCATTGCTATGATCAGCCGTGATAGCGGCGACGAGTGGGACGCAGGTAGAGGAAAGTACACATATACCGCTGAAATCAATCGAGGCGTAGACCACGCGTTCATCCTGGCGCTCATCGTGATTCTCGACAAGATGCATAACTATTCACCCCCAAGTAGGGCGTCGGAAGGTACACGGAGGTGCGACCGCTGCCGGAGCAGCTGCAGCTAA